TAAGTCACCTCACCTCTCTGGGTCTTCATTTCTTAAGTTGAGAAAAGAGCGGGGTGTGAGGGTGTGGCAAGGATTTCGGGGAGACAGAACAGCAAGTACACAAATGGTACctgttgtggggggagggggcgtctGGCCCTGGGCAGGGGTGCAGGCAGGGCTAAGGGGACTCTGGCTTCTCCTCCCTCACAGGCACCTACTAAATGTCACCTGGGAGGGCCGGGACTTCTCCTTCAGCCCTGGTGGGTACCTGGTCCAGCCCACCATGGTGGTGATCGCCCTCAACCGGCACCGCCTCTGGGAGATGGTGAGAAGGGGGTGAGCCCAGGGGCCCTCGGTATCCTTTCATTTGTCCCCCCCTCTTGTCACATAGCTGAGCGAAGAGTCTCTTCTGTCCCTTATCCAGctcctcatccttcaggtctcagatGAAACATCTCCACTGAGAAACCTTCCAGGGCCCCCGGCGGGGGGGTGAGGCACCTCTGCTCTGGGCCCCCACCACACCCTGGCCTCCTTTCACTATAGAAACTATCAGGCACTCTGATGACATAGTCCTGCCTCTGGAGGAGTAGCTCACAGCTGTGCCACTGAACATGAAAACAAATAGAATTTGGGGAGACCAGTGCTAAAGAAGAAATGTTTGCAAAGCATTGTGGGAGTAGAGAGAAGGGGCAGAAATTAGTGTTGTCTTCAAAAGAGGAAACTGGGAAAGGCGTCACAGAAATTGGGACATTTGGGCTGGGCTATAGATGGTTGAGTAGGAGCCCACTGGGAGGGAATGCTAGCTTGGAAGAGACAGGAGAAGGAGGGTTTACGGCATTTTTAAGTGATATGTTTGAGGGTGTGGGGACTGGGAAAGAAGGGCGGTGGGGTGATGGAGAGAAGTTGGACCTGAGCTCCAAGGGCCTTGAGTGCTGGGCTAAGGACTTTATATGGAGGTCAAGCGACCAAGTATGGTGAGACAGGCTCAGGTCTGGGCTTTAGGAAGGTGCCCTGAGCCAGCGGCTGTGTGGAAACTGGAATGGAATGTGCAGGGACCAGAGGCTGAGGGAGACTGCAAGGAGGCCTCCTTTCCAGCCACGCCAGCCCCTTGCCCCAACTCTCCTGTTGTCCAAATGTTCCTGCCCCAGGCTCTGCTCTGTCCTGCCCCAAGCATCCCTAGATGAGGGAGGGGGGTTCCTGGCCCTGGGAGGCCCACCCAGAGGTCCCAtctgtgggaggagggggtggaagtAGGGCTGAAGGTCACGGCTGAGGCTGGTCACCCTCTGCAGGTGGGGCGCTGGGACCATGGCATTCTCCACATGAAGTACCCGGTGTGGCCTCGCTACAGCGCCTCCCTGCAGCCCGTGGTGGACAGCCGGCACCTGACGGTGGCCACGCTGGAAGAGCGACCTTTTGTCATAGTGGAGAGCCCTGATCCTGGCACCGGCGGCTGCGTGCCCAACACGGTGCCCTGCCGCCGGCAAAGCAATCACACCTTCAGGTCTGCAAGAACACACGAGGGGCCCGGTGTGAGCCACGTGCTGGCGGGCGTCATGTGTGTCTCCTGCTCGGGTgtgggggcgggcaggggccCGTGTGccgggcagggaggggctgctggctCTGAGTCCGGGTGGTCTCTTGGCGGCAGCAGTGGTGACACGGCGCCCTACACCAAGCTTTGCTGTAAGGGCTTCTGCATCGACATCCTCAAGAAGCTGGCCAAGGTGGTCAAGTTCTCCTACGACCTGTACCTGGTGACCAACGGCAAGCACGGCAAGAGGGTGAGCGGCGTGTGGAACGGCATGATCGGGGAGGTAGGCCCGCCCCCAGGCCGCCCGCCTGCTGCCCCGGCCCCCCCTCCATCAGCCACCCACAGGTGGGGTGTCTCCCCCTGTGCGGGGAATCAGTCAGGGTGGGATCCAGACCCAGCTCCCAGGGGTCTCCGAGCTGGCAGGGGGACTGTGCGGTCCCCAGCGATGGCCCCTGGGAGCTCAGTCGTGACAGTGGAGCTCTGAGGACCCCAGGTGGGAACAACAGATTCAGCTGGTGGGTGCTGGGAGGGGGCCGGGAGGGGAGTGCGGGGGCGCCCCAGCCTGGGGGAGCCCCTCCTCCGACCCGGGCGTGCCCCCCAGGTCTACTACAAGCGGGCGGACATGGCCATTGGCTCCCTCACCATCAACGAGGAGCGCTCTGAGATCGTGGACTTCTCGGTGCCCTTCGTGGAGACGGGCATCAGCGTGATGGTGGCACGCAGCAACGGCACCGTCTCCCCCTCGGCCTTCCTGGGTGCGGCTCGGCGTGGGCGGGCGGGGTGCCGAGGGGCCCGAGAAGTGGGTGTGTGTCGGTGCGGTGCCTGGCACCGGCCCTCAGAGGGCAAGCACTGCAGCCTTGGGTGCCTCGGAGGCTGGCCAGAGGGGACACGTCGCCGTTCCGTCCTGAGcctgggtgagggtgggggactGGGGAACTGGATAAAAGGTGACACCATTGTGAGGGACAGGGAAACCAGGAAGGCAGGCTGGTGTCAGGAGGTGCCTAGTGGCCGGGACACTGGAACTAAAGCAGGAGATCCATGCCAGTTTTGACTTGATTAGAAAGTCGCCATTGCGGGGCCAGCTCCCTGGTACCAGGCCCCATGCTAGTTGCTGGGATCTGGTCGTAGTCCTGGCCTTCCCAGAGCACCCAGTCCTGAGGTCAGGTGGGACTTGCAGTGTGGGGTGGTCCAGAGAGCAGTAAGGACAGGTGAGTCCTCTGGCCCGGAGCCGAGCAGGGAATCCTAGGTCTGCCCCTTCCTGCGGTGTGGCCTTTGGTAggttactgaacctctctgagcagGGTTCCTCAGCCACAGGGAAGGCAACAGACTCCACTTCACAGGATGGGTGTTGCATCAAAAGGAGCCAAGGCCTTTGGCAGCAATGACGTCTCACTTACAGAGACTGAAATGATTTTGTCAAAAACCTCAGGTTGGTCTCCGCAGCCCCTTAGGCCTTGGTGTCTGTGTCAGTAGGATGAGGAGGAAGACGACTTCGGAGCTCTGATTTCAGGCAGAACAGCAGCTCACCCAGGCTGGGCAGGCAGGGGCGTTCCAGACCCGGAGTGTCGTCAGCAGCGGTGCCGGCCGCCAGGAAGGAGAGCTTGCCCAAGTGGCTTCGCAGGGGccgggggggggcggcggggatGGAGGAGCtcacaggctgggggctgggagaggaaagggaagaagctgGGCTGTAGACCCTCTTTGGTGAAGGGCAgtggggggaagagggagatGAGAGCCAGGGGCCGTGTGGCATCACCGGGAGGTTTCCTAGGGCGGGTGATGGGACTCTGTTCCAGGGCAGATGGAGCAGGGAGACCAAGAATGCTGGCCAGCCTGACTTCCCAGGGTCGGGGGTCTCCCCTGGGGCTCCATTGCTCTGAGAATCAGAGACCCCTCGGTTCAGTCCGCGAGGCTGACAGTCCTGCTTTGACCACGTGGACCCGCCTGTCTGCACCCGGCACTCGTGCGCTGCGGGTGCAAGGACCGCGCCGAGGCCTCTGAGCCCCTCCCTCTGTTCGCAGAGCCCTACAGCCCCGCCGTGTGGGTGATGATGTTTGTCATGTGTCTCACCGTGGTGGCCATCACCGTCTTCACGTTTGAGTACTTCAGCCCCGTCAGCTACAACCGGAACCTCAGCAGCGGCAAGAGTAAGCTCCCGGCCTGGGCCTGGGCGGAGGGGTGGGCTCAGGGCTCCGGGGGCCTTTCAGAGAACCCCGGATCCTGCAGGGGGCCAATCCGATACACGGGAGACAAGCACGGGGAGTTGGCCTGCCCTGGGGTGGGCATGACCAGAGATGGGTCCCTAACCCTGGCCCCAGCCGAGACACAGCCATGGAGTGTGGGGGGGAGCTGAAACCTGAGCCCCTCTGGGCGGGGCACGGGGGGCCCCAGCGTCCATCCTCTGGCCCCCAGAGTCCGGAGGCCCGTCCTTCACCATCGGCAAGTCCGTGTGGCTGCTGTGGGCTCTGGTCTTCAACAACTCGGTGCCCATCGAGAACCCCCGGGGCACCACTAGCAAGATCATGGTCCTGGTCTGGGCCTTCTTCGCCGTCATCTTCCTCGCCAGCTACACCGCCAACCTGGCCGCCTTCATGATCCAGGAGCAGTACATCGACACCGTGTCTGGCCTCAGTGACAAGAAGGTTCTGGAGCCGAGGCTGTGGGAGGGTCGGGGGATGCCACTGGCAGGGGTAGGCCTTGGGTGGGACATGGGGCAGTTGGAATCAGTGGAATTTGAACTGGAGGCAGGAGTAGGAAGGAGTCAGGGAGCCTTGTGTGAATGGCTCGGGTCCACTGACAAAGTGGTCTTGAGTAGGTCTCTTCCTGTcccggcctcagtttccccatctgtaagacCCAGGCGTGGCCTGGCCCGTCTCTAAGACCATTCTGCCCTGGCCCTGCAAGTCTGGTCTACGGGGATGGGGTCGGGGCATCGGCGCCTGGAAGGTGGGGGGAAGGATTCCAAATGGTGCTGCCTCTGCTCGCAGTTTCAGCGGCCGCAAGATCAGTACCCACCCTTCCGCTTTGGCACAGTGCCCAATGGTAGCACGGAGCGGAACATCCGCAGCAACTACCGCGACATGCACACCCACATGGTCAAGTTCAACCAGCGCTCTGTGGAGGACGCGCTTACCAGCCTCAAGATGGGGTGGGTCCCGCAGTCCTGCACCCACCCTCTGACTCTCTCTACCCACATGTCTCCCCGAGAGACCCCAGGTGGGGATAGTGAGACTGGCTTGTCCTGTAGGCCTCCCGGGGAGGGGGCGAGGAGGGCTTGGGGCAGAGTAAAGCCTGAGTGGATGCCCACCAGAGCCCAGAGACGCAGCTTTGGCATTGACCAGGGATCAGCCTTGCCGGGAAGTGTTCATGGAGACCTTCATGGAGTCtcgctgggctgggcagggagggtgtGTCCTCTGCAGGCAGGGagcccctggcctctctgaggagggTAGGTGGGGTTCCGAAGCTACGGTGGGAGTCTTCGCTGCATCTAGTACCCAAGGGAACCAGAGGAGGCTCTGCCCACCCATCCTCCTGGGCAGTGGCCAGTGGGCTCACATGGCCCAGACCCCGGTCAGGCCCCAGCTTTGGTGCCCTGCACCCCacgtgatccctggcctgagggctCAGCCTGTCCCCAGGAAGCTGGATGCCTTCATCTACGACGCCGCTGTCCTCAACTACATGGCGGGCAAGGATGAGGGCTGCAAGCTGGTCACCATTGGCTCCGGCAAGGTCTTCGCCACCACCGGCTATGGCATCGCCATGCAGAAGGACTCCCATTGGAAGCGGGCCATAGACCTGGCACTCCTGCAGTTCCTGGGGGACGGTGGGTGCAGCCACTGGTGGGGGCTGAGACGGGTCCAGGGTGGGCCACAGACCCTGGGGTCGAGATAGCTGCGGGCTGGCTGGTCAGCATCTCCACcatggttcttggagttcccagggccTGTGGGCAGGGAGAAAGGTCCCTGGGTGTGAGAGGCTGGCGTGGTGGCTGGGTGGGGAGTTTTAGGGGCAGCTGGATGGAGAcctgggcagggagcaggaatcAGAGTTGGGAAACGCCTGCAGGAGGAGAAGACAGGAGGCGCTCAGGCTGCACAGTGGGGGCTGGGAATGTCTGAACTCCTTTATTTCCCCCCAGGACCCGAACCCTCCTCTTCCATCTTGAAATGACCCAGGGTAGTGCTAAGGGCCAGCCTCGTTCTAGAGCCTGGACCCGGGCTTGCCTTGGTATCAGGGGCTCACGTGTGTGAACAATCTAGTGGGCCTGCCCCAAGACCCAGCCCTGTTAGATAAATAAccgtctgggagttcctgtcatggctcagtggtcaatgaacccgactaggaaccatgaggttgcggggtcgatccctggcctcgctcagtgggttaaggatctggctttgccatgagctgtggtgtaggtcgcaggtgcggctctgatctggcattggtgtgactctggcgtaggccagtggctacagctccaattagacccctagcctgggaacctccatatgctgtgggttcggccctagaaaagacagaaagacaaaacaacaacaacaacaaaaaaaaacaaaacccaaaaaaccgtCTGGCTTTCCATCAGGGCCGTAGCATATTGCAAGTGATAATGATGAAGTGTCTGCACCCTCCTCAGAGGCCTCGGCCTTTGGTCTCTGTGTGCCCAGCTCCATGCCTGGCCCGGAGATGATCAATaagtgatgaataaatgaatgataagaTGCACCCAGTCAATAAGCCTCTCCTGGGCACGGGGAACGCGGGCATGTCAAAGGCTGGCATTTCCCGCCAGCTCCCACtctgctctcttctcttcctgctcATTGATGCCTCCCACCTCCAGTCCTCTCCCTGCCAGGCTGGATATCTGTGTGGTCCTACCGGGGCTGGTACTCTGGCCCCAGACCCTCCTTACTCCAGGCTTGGGTGAACACTGGGAGGGTCCTTCCTGAgccaggtgtgcccccccccccccgcctctagGGGAGACCCAGAAGCTGGAGACTGTGTGGCTCTCGGGGATCTGCCAGAACGAGAAGAATGAGGTGATGAGCAGCAAGCTGGACATCGACAACATGGCGGGCGTCTTCTACATGCTGCTCGTGGCCATGGGGCTGGCCCTGCTGGTCTTCGCCTGGGAGCACCTGGTGTACTGGAAGCTGCGCCACTCAGTGCCCAACACATCCCGGCTGGACTTCCTGCTGGCCTTCAGCAGGGTGGGTGCCCACCCTGCCCTAGACAGACCCAGCCTCAGGGGCACCAACCCAGCTGAGCTAGCGCTGGCCACCACCCCATTTACAGATAtaaaaactgaggtccagagaggcgCCAGCGTCACACAGCAGATGAGAAGCAGAGCCCCTCTCCAACAGGCAGGGCAGGACTTTGGAGCCAGGTtgaccagggttcaaatcctcaCTGCCATTTACAAGCTGTCTGACTTTAGGGGGAGTTAACCCCTCCCAGCTGCACAGAATAAGCGCTTGACAAATGTTAATTGTTTCCTGGGAATGAGAGATGCTCAGGCTGTGGCTTCCcactggggcagggtggggcggtCCCGGAGAGGAGGGCGCCGCTCACGGCGTGTCTGTCCCCTCCCTACCGCCCAGGGCATCTACAGCTGCTTCAGCGGCGTGCAGAGCCTGGCCAGCCCCGCGCGGCCACCCAGCCCGGACCTGACGGCCAGCTCGGCCCAGGCCAGCGTGCTCAAGATGCTGCAGGCGGCACGCGACATGGTGACCTCAGCGGGCGTGAGCAGCTCCCTGGACCGCGCCACGCGCACCATCGAGAgctggggcggcggcggcggccgccgtGCGCCCCCGTCGCCCGCCTGCCCCGGCCCGCGGCCACCCACCCCTAGTCCTGCCCGCGAGCCGAGCCCCACGGGTCAGGGGCCACCAGGCGGGAGTCGCGCCGCCCTGGGGCGCAGGGTCCCGCAGCCCCCGGGCGGCCCCCCGACGTCCGAGCCCTCCCTCCCCGACGTCTCGCGGGCGTCGGGCTGGCGGGCCCGGGAGGCGCGGTGGCCAGTGCGGGCCGGGAGCGGCTGCCGGCGCTTCTCGGCTTCCGAGCGGCGCGCGCTCCCGGAGCGCCCCCTGTCGCCGGAGCTCTGCCACTACAGCTCCTTCCCTCGAGCCGACCGGTCGGGGCGCCCCTTCCTCCCGCTCTTCGCGGAGCCCCCGGAGCCCGAGAACCTGCCGTTGCTCGGGCCGGAGCAGCTGGCCCGGCGGGAGGCCCTCCTGCGCGCGGCCTGGGCCCGGGGGTCGCGCCCGCGCCACGCTTCCCTGCCCAGCTCGGTGGCCGAGACCTTCGCCCGGCCCAGATCGGGGCCTGCCCGCTGTGCCCACCAGGCCTGCGGGCGCTTGACGCAGGCGCAATCGATGCGGCTGCCGTCCTATCGCGAGGCCTGCCAGGAGGCGGTGTGGGCAGGGGCCCTCGCCTGGCCGCACGGACCGCATGCCTGCCTCCACGCCCACGCCCACCTGCCACTTTGCTGGGGCGCTGTctgccctcacctcccaccctgtGTCAGCCACGGCCCCTGGCTCCCTGGAGCTTGGCGGCCTCCGGGGCCCAGAGACAGGACCCTGGGGCTGAGCACAGGCTACAGGGACAGTGCGGGGCTGGAAGAAGTCAGCAGGGTGGCCTGTGGGGTGCACGGCTTCCCCCGACCTTGCGCCTGGAGGCGGATCTCCAGCTTGGAGTCAGAAGTGTGAGGGAGGAGTCAGCTACTTTGGTTCCTGGGCAGCTGGAGTCTCCGCGTGGCCCTGCCAGCTTTCAGGGTCAGATAGGCTCAGGCTTTTATGGCTTCTGCCATGAAATTCTGGCCATTAGAGACCCAGTGACAGATGATGTCTTCATGGTCATTTTGGCGACCGCAATAGCCTCAGGTACTGCTGTGGGCTGGGCTTTTGCTATCTTCTTATGCAAAACCCTTCCCAACTGGCCTGGAGTCACTGGGTGCAGTGGAGGCTCCCTGCCCACTGGGAGCTGGTCCCCAGTCATGGCTGCTGGGGCTTTGGTGTGAGAGCACAGAGGCTGGAACTTGGGGttggggccggggccgggccaTCCTGCTCCTTGCTCCACCTGCCTGGAGTTTCTTGTCCTCAGAATGCTGGGACATTAAACAAACCTTTTACAACTCCCTGATCCTGGCTGCCTCATTCTGCATCCATGGAGGGGGCACACCAAGCCTGTAGGCAACAGGAGAATCATGGGAGTATCCCAGGTGGGCAGCTTCCTTTGTGGGCATATCCAGGAGGCAAGGCTGAGAGAGGGCTCCAGGCAGCAGAAGCCACTTGATATTCAGTGCCAGCTCCAGCCCACCGTGGTGCCAAATGTGACAAATGTACTCAGATGGGGGCTCTGGTGGTGATGGATGGAGTTCATCCTTCAGTCTCCTTGAAGAGAACGGCTCCTGCCAGGGGTCCCCATGGGAGCCTGACAACGTCAAGGTAGAAACGGCAAGGAGGTCTGTTGGGGGGACCTGCTGGGCTCTCCTGGGTCCTGGCCAACTATATTCGCTCCCTGGTGGATGGACAGGGCTCGGAATGCCTGCTGGCTCTGGAAGCCTGGCCCAGGGGGCTTCTGGGGTCGGGCATGGCTCAGCCTCGCTGGCACTGGGATGCCTCAGGAGGGAGGGAGCTCCAGGTCAGAGAATCTGTCCCTCATCTTTGTCCTCCCTCTGTGGCGCCCATCCCCACCTACTTCCTCTGTCACATGTCGCTGGCTGTGACCCATCTAAAAAGACAGCTCTTGCATCCTCAGTGCTTTCACATCTGTGATTACTTTCAGCCCCACAACAGCTGAAGCAagtgttcatttttcctttcattctgcaAACACGGTGAGCATGACCGGTGCCGTCAGAGCCTTTTCTAACTGAAACCAGTGCAGCCTGAGGCCTCACTACCCTCGACAGTTTGGGTGAAGCAGGGCAGAAAGGAGCTCCGCGTAGTAGGGAGGAGGCGGGGGGCCGAGCTGAATGCCCCCACCATGTGCAGCTGCTGCCCAATGTCCTTTCCCACACAGCTGCTTGCTGGCTCCCAGGAAGCTCAATCCCTTCTCCGGGCTCCAAGCACCCTCGGGGTTGAGGCCACGAAAAGTGGaagctttttgtttggtttgaggGGTGAGAGCAGCTGAAATGGAGTGGGGGTAATTTCTAATACTCCTCTACTCCTGGCAGGCGAGCCTGACAACCCCAAGAATGGGTGGCTCTGGTCCATGACCGTCAGTTTCATGTTCTCTGCCCGGGGATTTTCAAGGATCCAGGATTTTCAACAGGTGGTGTGAGTCTAGGTGACAGCTAGAGGCCAGTGCCTTGGAAGGGAGCTTGAACTTGGTGGCAGCCACTGGTGATGAGAGGGTTAACCATTGGCCACCAGCCCCTGGACCTGACCCATCCTGCCCCCCGCCCGGTTGGGGTCTGAGAGCAGCTCTGAGTGGGAAGGCTGCAGCAGGTGAGGCTGAGAGGAGTtgcattttgcctttttagggccacacctgcagcatatggaggtttccaggctaggggtccaactggagctggagctgccagcctacaccagagccacagcaacgccagatctgagccgcgtctgcaacctaccccacagctcatggcaacgccagatccttaaccccctgagcgagggcagggatcgaacctgtgtcctcacagatactagtcagattcgtttctactgagtcACGACAAGAACTCCGAGGCTGAGAGGAGCTCTGAGATCCAAGTTGCTCTCGGCTCACTGCCCAAGATCATTAATAACCAAGAACTGGAAAGGTAATTAAAAAGCCCACGTGGAGCCAAGCCCGCTGCTGGCTGGCTCTGAGGAGGGGCTGGTCCTGCTCCTGGGGGCAGGCTCCTGGCCACCACGCTCCTTCTCGAGGAAGGTATTCTGGGGAGAAGCAAGCCCCGAGGGAGGCGGGGGCAGGAAGGACGCCTCCCGCAGGTTCAGAGCCGCCCTGCTGCCTGCCCCTCTGCAGGCGGACCAAGGAAGGGTCTCAGGTGCTCTGGAGGGGAAGGCAGTAGGcctggcaggggaggtggggagccgACAGTGTGGCGGAGGGAAGCAAGGCCACAGATGTTCCATCATCATAAACGAGGGCGAGACCGTGGAGCAAAGAGCCGGCTGAACCCAGACACCAGACAcacgatttcttttttttttttttttcctgttggtgggacagagggagagaaaggctTTGGTCACCAGTCTTAGCAGTAGAAATTCTGGCCACCTTACCTGGTTCCTTCCGGCTGCTGCTGTtgctctgtttcttcctctgtctctacCGAGCGGCTCACGGTCCATCCTGCCTTCTTCCTGGGGCCTgagtgtggggagggggcaggcatgATGTCCTCCGTCGGGATACCCACTTTAGTCTTGGCTCCAGaactccccagcctggcctgagTCTGGCTCTTTGAAGAGGGACGGCTGTCTTCCAGTTTCCTGGGGGAATTGGGGAACCAGAAACGCC
The Phacochoerus africanus isolate WHEZ1 chromosome 14, ROS_Pafr_v1, whole genome shotgun sequence DNA segment above includes these coding regions:
- the GRIN2C gene encoding glutamate receptor ionotropic, NMDA 2C, producing the protein MGGALGPALLLTSLLGAWAGPGLGQGEQALTVAVVFGSSGLPQAQARIRLTPQSFLDLPLEIQPLTVGVNNTNPSSLLTQICGLLDAAHVHGIVFEDNVGTEAVAQILDFISSQTHVPILSISGGSAVVLTPKEPGSAFLQLGVSLEQQLQVLFKVLEEYDWSAFAVITSLHPGHALFLEGVRAVADASYLGWRLLDVLTLELGPGGTRARTQRLLRQIDAPVLVAYCSREEAEVLFAEAAQAGLVGPGHVWLVPNLALGSTDAPPAVFPVGLISVVTESWRLSLRQKVRDGVAILALGAHGYRRQHGALPAPAGDCHSHPGPVSPAREAFYRHLLNVTWEGRDFSFSPGGYLVQPTMVVIALNRHRLWEMVGRWDHGILHMKYPVWPRYSASLQPVVDSRHLTVATLEERPFVIVESPDPGTGGCVPNTVPCRRQSNHTFSGDTAPYTKLCCKGFCIDILKKLAKVVKFSYDLYLVTNGKHGKRVSGVWNGMIGEVYYKRADMAIGSLTINEERSEIVDFSVPFVETGISVMVARSNGTVSPSAFLEPYSPAVWVMMFVMCLTVVAITVFTFEYFSPVSYNRNLSSGKKSGGPSFTIGKSVWLLWALVFNNSVPIENPRGTTSKIMVLVWAFFAVIFLASYTANLAAFMIQEQYIDTVSGLSDKKFQRPQDQYPPFRFGTVPNGSTERNIRSNYRDMHTHMVKFNQRSVEDALTSLKMGKLDAFIYDAAVLNYMAGKDEGCKLVTIGSGKVFATTGYGIAMQKDSHWKRAIDLALLQFLGDGETQKLETVWLSGICQNEKNEVMSSKLDIDNMAGVFYMLLVAMGLALLVFAWEHLVYWKLRHSVPNTSRLDFLLAFSRGIYSCFSGVQSLASPARPPSPDLTASSAQASVLKMLQAARDMVTSAGVSSSLDRATRTIESWGGGGGRRAPPSPACPGPRPPTPSPAREPSPTGQGPPGGSRAALGRRVPQPPGGPPTSEPSLPDVSRASGWRAREARWPVRAGSGCRRFSASERRALPERPLSPELCHYSSFPRADRSGRPFLPLFAEPPEPENLPLLGPEQLARREALLRAAWARGSRPRHASLPSSVAETFARPRSGPARCAHQACGRLTQAQSMRLPSYREACQEAVWAGALAWPHGPHACLHAHAHLPLCWGAVCPHLPPCVSHGPWLPGAWRPPGPRDRTLGLSTGYRDSAGLEEVSRVACGVHGFPRPCAWRRISSLESEV